GGTGGACATCCAGATCAATCTTCCAGATCCTGCATCTGGGTCATGAATTCCTGGTGGTTCAGGTCAAAGCGCACTGGAGTCACGCTGATGTAACCTTCACGGACAGCCCACTCATCTGATCCCTCTTCAAACACTGTGGATCTGGGGGTTCCGGCCACCCAGTAGTAATCCCGGCCTTCAGGATCCTGGCGTTTGATGAGTTCGTCTTCAAACTTGTAGTCGCTGAGGAAAGTGATCTTGATGCCACGGGGTTTGCCTGGTGGGAAATTGACATTGATGAGGGTTCTGGCTGGAAGCCCATGCTGATGCACCCATTGCACAATCCCTGGAACGTATGAAACAGCATGCTCAAAATTGTATTCTCCCTGCTCATTGGGAGCCTGGGAAAAAGCGATGCTGGGAATGCCCAGAATCATGCCTTCCAGAGCAGCAGAAACCGTGCCTGAGTGGGTGAGGTCGTTGCCCAGGTTGTACCCCAGGTTGATGCCACTGACCACCACATCGGGTTTTTGCAGGATGCGGGTTCCCAGCACCACGCAGTCGGTGGGGGTGCCATCCACCCGATAAGCAGGAATTTCTCCGAATCCTGCGGCTGCAGTGTGTTTGAAGCGCAAAGGTCTGCGGATGGTGATGCCGTGGCCCACAGCAGACTGTTCCACATCTGGGGCCACCACGCAGACTTCTGCAATTTCTGTGAGGGATTGGGCCAGTGCCTTGATGCCTGGAGAGAAAATCCCATCGTCATTTGAAACCAGACATTTGAGCTTTGCGTTGTGGTCTTGCAGATTGTTCATGGAAATGCTCCTCTTTGAGGTGGTGAAGTCAGGTTTGAGTGGGCGTCATTGTACCAGACCCGGAGCTGTTTCTCTGCTCGCCAGATTTTTGTATTGTAAATGTGTGAAATACCACGAGTTGCAGGATCAGGAACTCAATGAATTGTGCTATCAACGTCTGGGATGGGAGAAAAGAAACCATCTCTGGGAGCACGGTTCAATCTGGCAGGAGTATGCCTGGTTTAAAGGAGAGACCCTGCTGGGCTTTCCCAATTTTCTGGTCCAGGATCCCATCATTTCCCAGCTGCAGGACTTCATTGAGTCTTATGGGTTGCAAGACGAGTATGGCTACCAGTTGTTTGAGCTCCTGGAAGCCCGCAGCATCAAGCACGATCGGGCCTGGTATTTGCTGGCCCATGCTTCGCCGCGCCATCGGGTGCTGGCGTTTCTGCGGGCCACGGAAGTTGTGGAGCAAACTGCAGAACCAACTGCAGAAGTGTTGAAAAATGCCCTGTCTTCTGCCCAGGAATGAGTGAAGCAAAAGAAACTGCACCAGATGTCTGGTGCAGTTGGGGTTTTGAGGGATCCAGAAGCCAGCAAAAATCAGGCGGCGTCCTGAAAAGGATTGGTCAGGTTTTCCCGGTGGTGGGTGAAAGTTTTGAGCTGGCGTTCAAGTTGCTCGATTTCGGGGTCTTTTCTGGCGGTCCTGAGGGCCAGGTAGCCCAGAGCAGGCCACAACAAAAGATTGATCACCAGCAAAACCACCGTCACGACATCCATGGCTTTAGGGTAATTCCCTAGAGGTTGCTTAGGGGTTGTTTGTGGGTGCACATTGGGGCTTTGCCAGCAGACAACCGGGGTGCAGCAGTTTGCTCACCTCAGGTGAATCACAGCAGTTTGATCAGGATGTTGTTGAACAAATCCAGCTTGATCTCAAAAGCCAGGCCTTCGCCGGGAGGGGCCACCTCGAAGTAAGGGGAATCGGCTGGAATGTAGATGGTGTTGCTTTCGGTGAGCTTGCCTTGCTGGCACAACAGGGAAGTTTGAGCAGCTTCTTCGCGGGTGAAGGAATATTGCAGGTCAGGCATGAAAGTGCTCAGGCTGGGTTCAACTTTGTTCAGGTTGAGAA
This portion of the Deinococcus roseus genome encodes:
- the surE gene encoding 5'/3'-nucleotidase SurE, yielding MNNLQDHNAKLKCLVSNDDGIFSPGIKALAQSLTEIAEVCVVAPDVEQSAVGHGITIRRPLRFKHTAAAGFGEIPAYRVDGTPTDCVVLGTRILQKPDVVVSGINLGYNLGNDLTHSGTVSAALEGMILGIPSIAFSQAPNEQGEYNFEHAVSYVPGIVQWVHQHGLPARTLINVNFPPGKPRGIKITFLSDYKFEDELIKRQDPEGRDYYWVAGTPRSTVFEEGSDEWAVREGYISVTPVRFDLNHQEFMTQMQDLED